One Mus pahari chromosome 10, PAHARI_EIJ_v1.1, whole genome shotgun sequence genomic window, gaagtgggtgggacacaagaggaagtgggtgggacataagaggaagtgggtgggatataggaggaagtgggtgggacATAGGAGGAAGTGGGTAGGACATATAAAGAGGATGAGAGCAATGCCTTTGGGGTCTTGGATTTGGTGTTCTTCTTTGCTACATCTGCTGCTCCGCTGCTGTCACTGGGAGTGGGAGAAGGCATTTGAATGACACATCTAGGGGCAGGTGAGCTTACTACTGACAGCTGTTGGATTGTCAGTCTTGGAGTAGTTGATAGTTTTGAGGTGCAGCTAACCTTGGGGTCATTTTTGGTAGGGTTACTGGTTTGGGGGTTCACTTTTGATGCTTGGGGCNNNNNNNNNNNNNNNNNNNNNNNNNNNNNNNNNNNNNNNNNNNNNNNNNNNNNNNNNNNNNNNNNNNNNNNNNNNNNNNNNNNNNNNNNNNNNNNNNNNNNNNNNNNNNNNNNNNNNNNNNNNNNNNNNNNNNNNNNNNNNNNNNNNNNNNNNNNNNNNNNNNNNNNNNNNNNNNNNNNNNNNNNNNNNNNNNNNNNNNNNNNNNNNNNNNNNNNNNNNNNNNNNNNNNNNNNNNNNNNNNNNNNNNNNNNNNNNNNNNNNNNNNNNNNNNNNNNNNNNNNNNNNNNNNNNNNNNNNNNNNNNNNNNNNNNNNNNNNNNNNNNNNNNNNNNNNNNNNNNNNNNNNNNNNNNNNNNNNNNNNNNNNNNNNNNNNNNNNNNNNNNNNNNNNNNNNNNNNNNNNNNNNNNNNNNNNNNNNNNNNNNNNNNNNNNNNNNNNNNNNNNNNNNNNNNNNNNNNNNNNNNNNNNNNNNNNNNNNNNNNNNNNNNNNNNNNNNNNNNNNNNNNNNNNNNNNNNNNNNNNNNNNNNNNNNNNNNNNTCTCCACTTTAGAGGAGGGCTGTGAGGAGGAAATGTTGCTACAGGTGGCAGTGACCTTGGGATCCCTGGTTGACTTCGAGGAGGTCGGAGATAAGGTGGCAGTGACCTTGGGATCCCTGGTTGACTTCAAGGAGGTCGGAGATAATGGGGGTGCTGGTGTTTTGGGGGCTTGGCCTAAGTCATTCTGAACACAAAAGCCCAGGAGACAGGCCTCACAGTTGCCGCTGTCATGTGGCCCTTCGAGACTGGTGTCCCCAAGCAAAGGAATCTCACCCATTTGCTTAAACCCTTCTTTATAGCACTTCTTCAGAATTCGGAAGAGCAGGTTGTTCAAGATCCTTGAGATGTTGTCCCAAGTGAACTCTGGAGTTGCAAATGGAGGCTCAGGGCACTGATTACATCTCTGAGCAAACACCCTCATCTTCACCCGCCCCTTGGCCTTCTTCTCACACCACCGCATGTGGAAGACTATCAAGACTCGGCCAGACGCCCAACTTcgagagcaggaagaacagtgGAACCTGTAGAGAAGAGGGCCAGAGTTTTAGCCGAGCTGTGGGCAGGTGCCAGAGGGAGGAGGAGTTTTTCACTAACAGTGAGAGAAGCAAACGAAGCCCTCTTTCTCATCTCCACTGTATCACCACCATGCCCTGGGACCATCACCAGGTTCCGACTGTGCAAACAGCACACAAACCATCGGACTCAGAAGGAACCCAGGGCATTTGCTAAGTCCAGTGTGTGCATTTCAGAGGCAAAGTACACACTGGGAACGCGTCATGCCCAGGACTTGGGGCTTAAGAGTTAGGACTGGGGCTCTGGTCACTGGGCCCCAAGCCTCTGCTTCTTCAGATACCGAGGTAAATGTATTCAAGGCTATACATGCAACAGCCCCCAAGGACCCTGTGCTAACATCAAGTGGATAGAAATGGGTGCAGGGTAAGTGACAGAACAGACCAGGAGAGAGTTGCAACCTCCTGCCTACGGAGACAGTTGGCCTGCTTTTGTTTGTCTTGGGGGTAGGGGGTTGAGGTGTGGGGTATAGGTGTGGAGTATAAGGGTTGGGGCtgtgggggtcggggtggggctTCCATGGTCTGTAGGATCCCCAGAGATCATGGTTTCCAGCTCTCTCTTCTTGTGTGGGTCCCCCTCTGCCAACTCACTCTTTTTCTTACACGCACCAGAgaattttacattatttctgaGTGCTTGTATTCAACAAGGTGCAGGatgacaccctgtctcaggagagcagtttgtttgtttgtttgtttttctgataccTGTTGGAAACAGTGAAGGAAGACTGGAAGAAGCCTGTGCTAGCTAGAACAGGAATTGTGCAAAGCCAGAACACTGCAGTGTGGCATAGACATTTATTGCTCATCAAATAATTCATGAACTCCCTCTCGATTCAGTAATGCTGGGGCCACGGGACCTGCTGGCCAATGAGACTTGAGCAGCAGTGAGATCTTCCCAAGGCTACgagatttctctttctctgcttagGTGATCTTGGGAGCCTTTGTTCGGCTAaatcctggcattttttttttcttagcagtgGATCCTAACACTGCTTGAGACAGGGGCATCTGCAGTCTGAGATGAGGAATTGGAGGAGGTTGGGCAGAATAGCTCCCAGGCTAGTTCTAGGCACAGAACCTAGGACCTCGCGCATGCTAAGTAAAGGTACTATTGAGCTACAGTCCCAGGGCCCTTTTTACTAGGTTTTGATCCTAGGCTGCCATCTTAGGGCAAATATGGGAATAAACTGAGAGGAGAAGCTGAGACGCTAGCTCTGAGCCCCATGAAAGGCACTGACTGGGAGTTACTCTCACTCAGTTTTTCATAGAGGCCTGAGCTGTCCCCAGCAGCCAACCACAGATGGGGCCAGGTCTCAGCACCCCAGCTCTGCTGTGTGCCAGTGCCAAGTCCCAGGTTCTCAAATAAGCCGACTGAGGCTTTGTTCTGAAGTCTCTCAAGACATCTCTTGGCTGGGAACAGTCCAGTCCCCTCACAGACAGCAGCAGGCGTGACAGATCCAGGGACTCTACCCTCTATGCTCTCCTACCTCTATCCCTGGGCCTTGGGGCACCCTCTTTCTCTCCTGGAAAAGAAAGTGTAAAATGTTGGCTGGCCCCCGAAAGTCACCTTGAGTAAATGAGCCCCCTattcttccctcctttttccACAGTGTCTCACATTCTAGCCTGGATTCTTAGAATCCATGCTTGTCACCGTTTTGAGGTCACggtcatgggggagggggaatcccAGTCCCTAATGAAGCTGGAATTCCTTCCTGTGTCCCTCAGTGTGCAAGCATGGACAGCCGAGAAGAGGAACCAGTCAGAAACAAGCAAGAACCTTCTGGCATGGGTGCCATCATACATCCCTTACCTAGCAAAGGTCTTTTGCTGGTATTGCTTCCATCCTGGCTTCAGAACATCGGGAAGAAGGTCCTTGTCTGGTGTGAGGGTCCATTTGTGCCAAGGTTTCACCTCTTGCATCAACTCCTGGAACACATGCTGCCATTGTCCTATGTCTCCTATGTCTTCTTCCATCATGGCTGCAGTGCTGGGCCCAGGCTGGGGCAGGGTCTTCTGGGCCCAGAAAGACCTGTGGCAAGAGGTGAATTGTTCACTCAGACAGCCAGGCTTCAGGCTGTCAGACCCTCTGAAGACCTGAATTGGGACTGTAGTTCAGATTCTTCTGTCCCAGGGACAAAGGTCAGTTGAGTCTGTCCCCAGGTTCAGAGGACAGCAGTGGACAACCAGGAGAAATCACAAAACTCCAAGCTCTGGTTTTTAAGGTCTCAATACACTAGCAAGGGAAAAAGAGTTGGAGTCCAAAGCAGGGATGAACGGCCTCTGGAGAGTCTCTGAAAGGGCTGGAGGCTACGCTTGCCTTTTCTGGTTCTAACATTtggaaatcttcatttttttgtgCTGCTGAGCTCCCACTTGAGGCAAAAGAGGCCTCCCTGGGATCCCCACACTCTGGGAAGTCCTCAGTCACACCTAGTATCTCAAGAGAATGGTGGGTGATCTGTAGACATCCAGCTGTTCACCCCGCCCACCAACCACAGCCTGAGCCCGGAGGTCTCCGACCCACCCAAATTCTTCACTTACCAGAAATCGAAGCTGGTGCAGCCAGTGGTTGCCTGGGAGATTAGGTGATGTCCCTAGATGAGTGGAAAGCTGCTGGTCCAAGACCAACAGGGACCCATTGCCTTCCTCCACAAGAAGGTTGGCTCACTATTACCCCAaatggaggaaggcagagaggagcaGAGTTGGATCAGGCAGTACCCTATGGAAGGCAGACAAGATTCTGAGTGTCTACACCCCGAGACTCCATCCACACatagggtgggtcttcctatcCACTGATTGCCCTGGCTGCTTCCCAAACTGGACCTCCGCAAcctagaagagaaaagaaggaaacaaggGGAGGGGCTTCCTGTGATGTTTGGAAACAAAGTTTCTCCAGGTTTCTCTACCCTATTCACAACAGCTTTATGGCCAGACTTAGACCGCAgtcttttctccctgccttcaTTTAGTTTCTCAATGTTATTTGCTCAGTTATAAATTAACTACATCATTTGGGGAGGTAGTTCAGTTTCTTCTTATTGACCCTCCCCCCCTTTTAGCTTCTCACTATGGGGTGTCCTTCTCTGCCACCCCTGCCCCCCAAGCTCCCAGTTGCTTATTCCAGCTTTCGATAAATAGGAGTTCTCTATTTTCATTGAACGGTGCTATGCTCTTCACGTGTTTGGGGTCTTTCCtagaggtctcactgtgtaagACAGTCCCTAGGGCTGGTGCTGAATTATTTCTGAGAGAATGGAGGCTACTGTGTTTCTAATATGGAAAGTACAAATGTTAGGG contains:
- the Rtp3 gene encoding receptor-transporting protein 3 isoform X2 — translated: MMEEDIGDIGQWQHVFQELMQEVKPWHKWTLTPDKDLLPDVLKPGWKQYQQKTFARFHCSSCSRSWASGRVLIVFHMRWCEKKAKGRVKMRVFAQRCNQCPEPPFATPEFTWDNISRILNNLLFRILKKCYKEGFKQMGEIPLLGDTSLEGPHDSGNCEACLLGFCVQNDLGQAPKTPAPPLSPTSLKSTRDPKVTATCSNISSSQPSSKVEXPQASKVNPQTSNPTKNDPKVSCTSKLSTTPRLTIQQLSVVSSPAPRCVIQMPSPTPSDSSGAADVAKKNTKSKTPKALLSSSLYVLPTSSYVPPTSSYIPPTSSYVPPTSSCVPPTSSSVIVPISSSWRPPENTTCQVERSSHIHPQSQSSCCKACCEACCGGCCGIFMWCCECWCKIFMGCREIFGGCCEASCNSMSQSPLGCLAFLILFLLLWYLL
- the Rtp3 gene encoding receptor-transporting protein 3 isoform X1, which codes for MMEEDIGDIGQWQHVFQELMQEVKPWHKWTLTPDKDLLPDVLKPGWKQYQQKTFARFHCSSCSRSWASGRVLIVFHMRWCEKKAKGRVKMRVFAQRCNQCPEPPFATPEFTWDNISRILNNLLFRILKKCYKEGFKQMGEIPLLGDTSLEGPHDSGNCEACLLGFCVQNDLGQAPKTPAPPLSPTSLKSTRDPKVTATLSPTSSKSTRDPKVTATCSNISSSQPSSKVEXPQASKVNPQTSNPTKNDPKVSCTSKLSTTPRLTIQQLSVVSSPAPRCVIQMPSPTPSDSSGAADVAKKNTKSKTPKALLSSSLYVLPTSSYVPPTSSYIPPTSSYVPPTSSCVPPTSSSVIVPISSSWRPPENTTCQVERSSHIHPQSQSSCCKACCEACCGGCCGIFMWCCECWCKIFMGCREIFGGCCEASCNSMSQSPLGCLAFLILFLLLWYLL